The Paracoccus sediminicola genome has a segment encoding these proteins:
- a CDS encoding GH1 family beta-glucosidase has protein sequence MFKRSDFPDDFIFGVATSAYQIEGSSFGGAGSSHWDTFANTPGNIVDGSDGAVACDHYNRWEEDLDLIRDGNFDAYRFSTSWARVMPDGRNVNAEGLDFYDRLVDGMVARGLKPVLTLHHWDLPSPLASQGGWTNRDIAGWFTDYARAVMGRIGDRVAMTATLNEPWCIAYLAHFLGAHAPGLRDIRATGRAMHHVLLTHGTAIQAMRADGHDNLGLVLNFETAAPASDSEADRKGAETQDAIYNRWFLDAAMGQGYPAEALEGFAPHLPEGWEQDMEIISTPVDWLGVNHYTRAHYRHIGGAWPQTEMVPGPLPKTQIGWEMRPDGLYEFIMRAARAIEGKGIKLFVTESGMAWDDRVVDGGVADDVRQGYIRDHVGAVQRAMAKGVDVKGFFQWSLLDNYEWALGYGPRFGIVHVDYETQKRTPKGSYLMFREALSR, from the coding sequence ATGTTCAAGCGCAGTGATTTTCCCGACGATTTCATCTTTGGTGTCGCCACCTCGGCCTATCAGATCGAGGGCAGCAGTTTCGGCGGGGCGGGATCCAGCCATTGGGATACATTCGCCAACACCCCCGGCAATATCGTCGATGGCAGCGACGGCGCGGTGGCCTGCGACCATTATAATCGCTGGGAAGAGGATCTGGACCTGATCCGCGACGGCAATTTCGATGCTTATCGCTTCTCGACAAGCTGGGCGCGGGTGATGCCGGACGGGCGGAACGTGAATGCGGAGGGGCTGGATTTCTATGACCGGCTCGTCGACGGCATGGTCGCGCGCGGGCTGAAGCCGGTTCTGACCCTGCATCACTGGGATCTGCCCTCGCCGCTGGCCTCGCAGGGGGGCTGGACGAATCGCGACATTGCCGGCTGGTTCACGGATTACGCCCGCGCCGTGATGGGCCGCATCGGAGACAGGGTGGCGATGACGGCGACGCTGAACGAGCCGTGGTGCATCGCCTATCTGGCGCATTTTCTGGGTGCCCATGCGCCGGGGCTGCGCGACATCCGCGCCACCGGCCGGGCCATGCATCATGTGCTGCTGACCCACGGCACCGCGATCCAGGCGATGCGGGCGGACGGGCATGATAATCTCGGTCTCGTGCTGAATTTCGAGACCGCCGCCCCGGCCTCTGACAGCGAGGCTGACCGCAAGGGGGCCGAGACGCAGGATGCGATCTATAACCGCTGGTTCCTCGATGCCGCCATGGGGCAGGGCTATCCGGCCGAGGCACTGGAAGGCTTCGCGCCGCATCTGCCCGAGGGCTGGGAACAGGATATGGAGATCATTTCGACCCCGGTCGACTGGCTGGGGGTGAACCACTATACCCGCGCCCATTATCGCCATATCGGCGGGGCCTGGCCTCAGACCGAGATGGTGCCGGGTCCGCTGCCCAAGACGCAGATCGGCTGGGAAATGCGACCGGACGGGCTGTATGAATTCATCATGCGCGCTGCCAGGGCGATCGAGGGCAAGGGCATAAAGCTGTTCGTCACCGAAAGCGGCATGGCCTGGGATGATCGCGTCGTCGATGGCGGCGTCGCCGATGATGTGCGGCAGGGCTATATCCGCGATCATGTCGGCGCGGTGCAGCGGGCGATGGCGAAAGGGGTCGATGTGAAGGGCTTCTTCCAGTGGTCATTGCTGGACAATTACGAATGGGCGCTCGGCTATGGGCCGCGATTCGGCATCGTCCATGTCGATTACGAGACCCAGAAGCGGACGCCAAAGGGGTCGTATCTGATGTTCCGCGAGGCGCTCAGCCGGTAA
- the trpA gene encoding tryptophan synthase subunit alpha, producing MTRIDQKFAALKAENRKAFVAYIMAGDPDRDTSAEILAGLPGAGVDIIELGMPFTDPMADGPTIEAAGHRALAGGASVDTTLDMARAFREHDAETPIVLMGYYNPIYGRKGGVEQFLQDVTEAGIDGLIIVDLPPEEDAELCIPAQEAGLNFIRLATPTTDDKRLPAVVANTSGFVYYVSVTGITGGAAANAETVAPEVARIQNAADLPVVVGFGISTPEAAEAIAGVADGCVVGSAIVKKIGAGEPVADVLDFVRRLADGAHRG from the coding sequence ATGACCCGCATCGACCAGAAATTCGCCGCGCTGAAGGCCGAAAACCGCAAGGCCTTCGTCGCCTATATCATGGCCGGCGACCCCGACCGCGACACCTCCGCCGAAATTCTCGCCGGACTGCCCGGCGCGGGTGTCGATATCATCGAGCTGGGGATGCCCTTCACCGATCCGATGGCCGACGGCCCCACAATCGAAGCGGCGGGTCATCGCGCGCTCGCGGGCGGGGCAAGTGTCGATACGACGCTGGACATGGCCCGCGCCTTCCGCGAACACGACGCCGAAACGCCCATCGTGCTGATGGGATATTACAACCCGATCTATGGCCGTAAAGGCGGGGTCGAGCAGTTCCTTCAGGACGTGACCGAGGCCGGGATCGACGGGCTTATCATTGTCGATCTGCCGCCCGAGGAAGATGCCGAGCTGTGCATTCCCGCGCAGGAGGCGGGGCTGAACTTCATTCGGTTGGCCACACCGACCACCGACGACAAGCGCCTGCCCGCCGTCGTGGCGAATACCTCCGGCTTCGTCTATTACGTCTCGGTCACCGGGATCACCGGCGGGGCTGCGGCCAATGCCGAGACCGTGGCCCCAGAGGTCGCGCGCATCCAGAACGCCGCCGATCTGCCGGTCGTGGTCGGCTTTGGCATCTCGACCCCCGAGGCCGCCGAGGCGATCGCCGGGGTCGCGGATGGCTGCGTTGTCGGCAGCGCGATCGTCAAGAAGATCGGCGCGGGCGAGCCCGTCGCGGATGTGCTCGACTTCGTGCGCAGGCTCGCCGACGGCGCGCATCGGGGCTGA